A section of the Methanocaldococcus sp. FS406-22 genome encodes:
- a CDS encoding phosphate ABC transporter substrate-binding protein — MRKFLGIFIGILVVLCLCGCINSNKETVKEEKITLAGGTALVPIMEEAGKEFMKKHPNVKVIVSGGGSGFGIKQVGEGYVDIGMAGRDLKPEEKEKYPNLKVYRIGYDGVAIVVNPKNPIDGLTKEQVKKIFAGEITNWKEVGGKDAPINIYTRDPESGTRDTFWRLVLDKGNITKKAIVVASNGEMKAKIAMDENGIGYLSVGYVDKSVKAIKLDGIAPTQENVMKGIYKVYRPLNLITNGEPKGVVKEFIDFVLSDEGQKIVEEKGFIPVK, encoded by the coding sequence ATGAGGAAATTTCTGGGAATATTTATTGGAATTTTGGTTGTTCTATGTCTATGCGGTTGTATAAACAGCAATAAAGAGACTGTAAAGGAAGAAAAGATAACCTTGGCTGGAGGAACTGCTTTAGTTCCAATTATGGAAGAGGCAGGAAAGGAGTTTATGAAAAAGCATCCAAACGTTAAAGTTATTGTCTCTGGAGGCGGCTCTGGATTTGGAATTAAGCAGGTTGGAGAGGGTTATGTTGATATTGGTATGGCTGGGAGGGACTTAAAGCCAGAGGAGAAGGAGAAGTATCCAAATCTAAAAGTCTATAGAATTGGTTATGATGGAGTAGCTATTGTTGTAAATCCAAAGAATCCAATTGATGGTCTAACAAAGGAACAGGTTAAAAAGATATTTGCTGGAGAGATAACAAATTGGAAAGAAGTTGGAGGAAAGGATGCTCCAATAAACATTTACACAAGAGACCCAGAGAGTGGAACAAGGGATACATTTTGGAGATTGGTATTAGATAAGGGAAATATAACCAAAAAAGCCATAGTTGTTGCTTCTAATGGAGAGATGAAAGCAAAGATAGCTATGGATGAAAATGGTATTGGTTATTTATCCGTGGGATATGTTGATAAATCAGTTAAGGCTATAAAGCTGGATGGAATTGCCCCTACTCAAGAGAATGTTATGAAAGGCATTTATAAGGTATATAGACCTCTAAATCTAATAACAAATGGAGAACCAAAGGGAGTTGTTAAGGAGTTTATTGACTTTGTTTTAAGTGATGAAGGACAGAAGATTGTTGAAGAGAAAGGGTTTATCCCAGTGAAATAA
- the pstC gene encoding phosphate ABC transporter permease subunit PstC gives MRKIKEIIIEQVMKIFAIFSSIVVLGIIFLLLVNGLPIFNYVSPINFIFGMNWNPDTGDFGIFPMIIGSFCITILALLFAVPLGVGCAIYLAEIASEKVRNVLKPVVEILTAIPSVVYGFVGMVLLVPWIREILNVNPGYSWFAASVILSIMILPTITSISEDAIRNVPQSIKKASFSLGATHWQTIKYVILPHSFRGILAGIFLAMGRAVGETMAVLMVAGNCPLIPKSIFDPVRPLTSHIILNIKEASVGSPVYYAMFACGIILLFIIVVLNICIRMIEK, from the coding sequence ATGAGAAAAATTAAAGAAATTATTATAGAGCAAGTTATGAAGATATTTGCAATATTTTCAAGTATTGTAGTTCTTGGAATCATCTTTCTCTTATTGGTTAATGGACTACCTATTTTTAATTATGTAAGTCCTATAAACTTCATTTTTGGAATGAATTGGAATCCAGATACTGGAGATTTTGGAATATTCCCAATGATTATTGGAAGCTTTTGCATAACTATTTTGGCATTGTTATTTGCCGTTCCATTGGGAGTTGGATGTGCAATATATTTAGCTGAAATCGCTTCTGAAAAGGTTAGAAATGTTCTAAAACCAGTAGTTGAAATATTAACAGCTATCCCGTCAGTAGTTTATGGTTTTGTAGGAATGGTTTTGTTAGTTCCTTGGATTAGAGAAATACTCAATGTAAATCCAGGATATAGTTGGTTTGCCGCATCTGTAATATTATCGATTATGATTTTGCCAACAATCACATCGATATCTGAAGATGCCATAAGAAATGTCCCTCAAAGCATAAAAAAAGCCAGTTTTTCATTAGGAGCTACACATTGGCAGACAATAAAATATGTCATCCTTCCACATTCTTTCAGAGGGATTTTGGCGGGAATTTTCTTAGCCATGGGTAGAGCTGTAGGAGAAACGATGGCTGTTTTAATGGTTGCAGGAAACTGCCCACTAATTCCAAAATCCATATTCGACCCCGTAAGACCTTTAACCTCTCACATAATTCTAAACATAAAAGAAGCTTCTGTTGGTAGTCCAGTTTATTATGCTATGTTTGCATGTGGAATAATTCTCCTTTTCATAATCGTTGTACTAAATATCTGTATTAGGATGATTGAGAAATAG